The DNA segment CACTCCCGCCGGGGCGCCGAAACCCGCTCCCCAGGCGCCTCCATCCCGCCCGCAGGCGCCGGGCTCCCTTTCCAGACCGCCATCGCGTGAAGCTCCGGATCCTCCAGCCGTCCCCCGGCCGTCCTCTTCGCCCGAGGCGGGACGGCCGGACGGCGTCGCCCCTGCCGGGGCGCGCCCCCCCTCTGGCGACGCACCAGCGCTGGCGCCACCTGCCGAGGGAGCCGAGCCTGCCCGGTCGGCTGGGGATAAGATGAAGGAAGACCCAGGGGAGCCTGTGCCCGCCGCCCATCCTCCTTCCGGGAAGGAGCCGTACCGTATGGAGCCCCCCACGGTGCGCATCATGACCTTCAACATCCGGCACGCGCTGGGGTTGGACGGTAAGGTGTCGTTGGAGCGGGTGGCCCGCATCATCGAGCCGGCCGAGATCGTCTTCCTGAGCGAGGTCGACCGCTACTGGCTCCGCTCAGGCCTGATGGACCAGCCGGCCGCGCTCCAGCGCCTGACCGGGATGCCCCACGCCTTCTTCGCAGCGGCCGTCGACCTCCCCGGGCCTTCCCGCCAGTACGGCAACCTGCTCCTCAGCCGATTCCCCATCCTGCGGGCGACGGCGGTTCCGCTCCCCCAGGCCGAGGGGGCGGAGGCACGGGTGATGATCGAGGCCCAGATCGACGTGGAGGGCGAGGTCTGGTTCGTCTTCGGGGTCCACCTGGGGCTGGACCGGGAGGAGCGGCGCCTCCAGCTGGAAACAGTCCGGGCGCGGGCCGCCTCTGTGGGAGACCGTCGGCTGCTGCTGGGTGACTTCAACGCCCCGCCCGATGCACCCGAGATGGAGGCTCTCGCCTCTGAGGGTCCCATGTGGGTCGACGCGCTGGCCGGCGCCCCGGGAACCTTCCCTGCCTGGAAACCGGCGGTGCGCATCGACCACGTGCTCCTCTCCCCCGGCTTCGCAGCGCGCCTGGTACGGTCGGGGGTGGAGGAGAGCGACGCGTCGGACCATCGGCCTGCCTGGGTGGACCTGCGCCTCAGCCGCCCGCCGGGGCCGCCGGCGCACCCACCTGCCGGTGTGCGGCCGTGAGGGTGTTGACCAAGAGCATGGCGATGGTCATGGGCCCCACACCTCCGGGCACGGGCGTGATGGCGCCCGCCACCTGAACCGCCTCGTCGAAGGCCACGTCCCCCCGCAGGGAGCCGTCGGCTTGCCGGTTGATGCCCACGTCGATGACGGTGGCACCGGGCTTGATCCAGTCACCCCGGATCATCTCCGAGCGACCCACGGCGGCCACGAGCACGTCCGCCCTGCGGCAGACTTCGGCCAGGTCCCGGGTGCGGGAGTGGCAGAGGGTGACGGTGGCGTGGCGATGGAGGAGCATCATGGCCACGGGCTTGCCCACGATGTTGCTGCGGCCCACCACCACCGCCTCGGCGCCCCTCAGCGGCGTGCCGGCCCGTTCGATCAGCTCCAGGATGCCCGCAGGCGTGCAGGGCCGCAGGCCCTCCTGGTTGAGGACCAGCCGGGCCACGTTGACAGGATGGAAGCCGTCCACGTCCTTGGCCGGGTCGATCGCGTCCAGGACGGCCCCCTCGTCGATGGCGTCGGGGAGGGGCAGCTGCACCAGGATGCCATGGATGCGCGGGTCGCGGTTGAGCCGGCCGATGAGGTCCAGAAGGTCCGACTGGGTGGTAGAGGCCGGAAGCTTGTGCTCTTCCGAGTAGATGCCCGCCGCCTGGCAGGCCCTTTCCTTGTTGCTGACGTAGATGCGGGACGCGGGGTCGTCGCCCACCAGCACCACGGCCAGGCCCGGCTGGACCTCCGTCTCAGCCTGGAAGCGGGCCACGTCCTCCCGCACGCCCTCCCGGATCTCGCGAGCAAGCGCCTTGCCGTCCAGGATCTGCGCTGCCACCTTCCCCGCCTCCTCACGCGAAAAGCCGGCCGGGGGGCCGGCTGGAAGGTTGTCCCTGAACCCCGATCGATTATACCTGGAATGCCGCACAGGTGTCAAAGACGGCCGCTGGGCCGCCGCACGATCTTGCGGGCGGCCCGTGGGTGCTTTCCCCAAGAAGGAGGCTGTACCGCCAGGCCAGGGCCCGGTTCAGCCGGGGCTCCCGCTCATCCCCCACCACCACCGTGGGCT comes from the Limnochorda pilosa genome and includes:
- a CDS encoding endonuclease/exonuclease/phosphatase family protein codes for the protein MEPPTVRIMTFNIRHALGLDGKVSLERVARIIEPAEIVFLSEVDRYWLRSGLMDQPAALQRLTGMPHAFFAAAVDLPGPSRQYGNLLLSRFPILRATAVPLPQAEGAEARVMIEAQIDVEGEVWFVFGVHLGLDREERRLQLETVRARAASVGDRRLLLGDFNAPPDAPEMEALASEGPMWVDALAGAPGTFPAWKPAVRIDHVLLSPGFAARLVRSGVEESDASDHRPAWVDLRLSRPPGPPAHPPAGVRP
- the folD gene encoding bifunctional methylenetetrahydrofolate dehydrogenase/methenyltetrahydrofolate cyclohydrolase FolD, translating into MAAQILDGKALAREIREGVREDVARFQAETEVQPGLAVVLVGDDPASRIYVSNKERACQAAGIYSEEHKLPASTTQSDLLDLIGRLNRDPRIHGILVQLPLPDAIDEGAVLDAIDPAKDVDGFHPVNVARLVLNQEGLRPCTPAGILELIERAGTPLRGAEAVVVGRSNIVGKPVAMMLLHRHATVTLCHSRTRDLAEVCRRADVLVAAVGRSEMIRGDWIKPGATVIDVGINRQADGSLRGDVAFDEAVQVAGAITPVPGGVGPMTIAMLLVNTLTAAHRQVGAPAAPAGG